The DNA segment taggggtgaactgtggcctgggcccttgggtctgaccctgactttgtggttgacctaaactcagtgcaggtggacccttaaacttcttttcaggtgcaggagatgaactagactgacctgggcccctcttctgctgtctctctcttttggtctgctcacttattctaacattttcaatttttattgtagcttccactaacttggtgaagtttgtgattcccaaggcagtaatcatgatctttatgttgtcatttaatccctcttcaaatctcttatacctttcgacttcattagggactatctcccttccataacgactcagtctgacaaattccttttcatactctgccactgtcagctgtctctgcctcaaattaatgaactctcttcttctctcttctaggtatacactacccacatatttcttcttgaattctgagaggaagaagtcccaagttattacttctggctgtacttcactagacaccgtatcccactattcatatgcatcatcttgcaacagagatacagcagcttctaagttttgctctggagtacagtggagttattttaaaacccttcctgttctgttcaaccagtttttagctacaacagaatcatcttctctcttgccaaagaaatctactgctccaaattttctcagtctttccaggtgtgatttctgctgtggaggtggtggtggtggtggcggtggcattaccctagccatttgtctgaagaattcggccatttgctggaacatggcctgtggaggctgagcaggctctgctggagctggtggagcaggttctcctctacccccagtctcagctgctgcaggtggagcatgactctccacttcctcctcaactgccctctgagatgaagggtccatatcctatttaacaaagacaacagatatgcattagtgtcacctcgactcttacaaatacaatgcatagtatggactcaatctagcccagaaatgcctaaaccatgctctgataccattaaatgtgacaccccttacccgtctacagtgtagccgagcaagatatgccacacagtgtactggaacaccctattttaattcaatcatttttattcttcctaatttatttttttttcatagttatggagtacaatttgtgaaatataattcatttcagtcatttattgaaatcataaatttatttgaggttccgcaaattttatagaaaatccgacagagtaccggctcaaaatggagaaaatagttcttcgaaacctgtgaaaaacacttccaatattttcaatcaatcccaaactccatttcatcaacaaaatctcaatatgtttttcaacaacatttccatttcacaatcatttatctcatatgataatcatgtaaaagtcataaataaatattcactttttcattcataaacacaatttccactatttacattaataccaaaatacattacataggtttaaattacataggagaaaataaaagttaattacaaaatacccaaaatgaaacctagtgtcctaccaatgcactaacgtcggtgaggtgacacagacactatgcagagctacagaaggtctcacccagtctgtggcctactgggctctcggtctgtctctccagaacctacgcgtggcaaaagcaatgcgctaagtaaTAATTGCTTACTGttacattggtcatttttacagtaggaatttggcaaaattgtcttcatgaaagttgttacttattttgtctagttacatttccattttttaatcactccatttggagttttgtagctcaagttatggcctaaacaccataactagtcggattggacagaatccaaaattctgggcaaaactggttctaccagatttggtaacctaagtttggttggcaatttgactaggttatggtcagaatttggatttgcattctttatgaaagttttaggtctatgtctcagatttcttctggtaaaatttcaggtcaattggatctttttacactgagttatgaccaaatgaataagcactatttatttggtcattttgcccaggcagaatacaagtcacccggattagggcaatttttaggttaacttagtttgattttctgggtaggatttcttcaccaaagttgtgccattatgtgtctagtttcatgtccaattggtcttgcaccaattgaacctctacaactccaattattgctgcccaaacctactagactcatgcttaatcctgcaggtcagccaaggtagctcaaccatacacaaatgccaagcctcaactcacttcaattcctcatcatacacagccaaacggtcactaattgaccatttaaactttcattcactaatacatgaacaaaatccaagttttgtgcctcaaaccctaactccaataactaaaatttttatacacatacaatccatgaatttcaacaccaaaatcatgttcaatggcagctatacacaaaatttttagaagaaattagcactaaccttgacttaggcactttccaaggcttcaaacttcactttcttcccttctttttgctgtccaaagcttgctctaggtgtgaggatgagttcttgtgaagggaggctagggttttgaggtagtttgatgggtgaaccaaagcttggaaaagctttaatggagttttccttcctctctctctctctccacgttttttgggtgctcaaaggttgaagaagcaactgatttttctttctttttttctgcccattaagtcattttaaataagttaatgccatgtgtcaaagtttgatttttaatgacatcataatgatgtcataattctaattcctttaattttctttccttttcttgtctactaaattttaatttaatttttagtaatattttttcACATATTATGCCATAATAATTacttacttaactagacaagaaggctaaaaatcatctctgaagacgaaatgaccaaaatgccctccgtttggcttaacagactaaaattgtctgtaccgattgaaaaaaattttctaagcattttcttggcattctaatgccatagaaacctcaatgacccttctctggagtcccaaaaattattttatgaattttcccccaggtctagggctcctagttgcgagaaccgcaacttcctactaggttacccatcgctagggcaccagctcatttaacttggttgtattttatttctaacattttttctaaatttttttttattaatatttgagttaattatggttcctcactttagtttaaatatttttccggacgttctaactgtctggaccgacactggtcatcgaaacagtagaatgtacggagttgctataggcaggatgttacatttatacttttccatgcccaagtaacctatgcaaattaactggactggataaacgggtaaattagcactaggtaccaggtacctcgggtcatcacaccatcggtcacaatgtgtctcctggtgtgcaacagaatggctaataggcTATAAAAGCAATaatgcataaagccaagtataacatcataatcagtatagccataggctatcatatcacagaatggcatagagCCATATATCAtacacagtactgctatcaaaaccttattggcatgccaacctatccaaaccaatcacattaggcctactagggcatattacaaagctatttcttgaatatttatacttaacatgtgaggttactattcatttaagtcaaaatattgactttctcatatataatagttacatgagttttaattgcatagatttaccacattttggttcccaaaagtgttggcattagttgccaatccatacttctaaccaatggaaaataaatcaaaaatttcagttttgggtgctagagttctcTGTTCTAttagaccattctacagtgagaatttggccatgtgttctaatcaaagttgttctatattgtgtctagttatatttcactttttgaatcacctcattttggagttttctagctcaagatatgccactttgagTAAGGCTGGtaggattggtatctacccagaaattctggacagaataCCATTTTgctagatttggtagttcaaatttggccaaaaatttcatttggttaagtctagaattaaagtttgtgttaaacataaaagttgttctaaattaccttagctttccattgatataaattttaggtcaattggaccttcctacactgagttatgactaaatgaataaacactattcatttggtcattttgcccaggcagattgtaagttacccggatttggtcaatttttaaggcatcctaattttagtttctggacaggtttcctttatcaaagttatgatattatgtgtctaatttcatatccaattggccttgcaccaattaaatctacacaactcaagttatagctgcccaaacatgctggacttacatccagacctgcagggcacaatGGACTGCATGCCTAACCTccattcccttggcaccattcactcaatttcctaatcaaacatgaccaaatggtcactaattgaccattacaacttcttttcatcgatacataaacaaaatctcaaatttgtaccCAAaacctaactctaccatttcaattctccatatacatgcaatcaatgaatcaaagcatctaatttatgttcaatggcagccatgtacaactataactcaatctaatcaatgaaacactaatgtatcctaaggctgccaaaattggtggaGTTTATTCATGtaaaacttgtttcaattctcaTAATTTCActctcatttcatactccacatgatatatatacaaagttttaaggatgaattagtactaaccttgttgtgtgtcaatccaagcttgaaaaactcctttattttcacttctttttactgcccaagtcttgctctagtggtgatgacaaatttttatgaagggaagatgggcttttgaggtgatttggtagGTGAGATGAAGCTGGAGTTAAGTTTTTAATGGTGGAAGAGAGAAATTAAATGGGTTACGgctggaagaaggaagaagaaacatattgtttcttcaatttttctgcccattttatgcttttatttatgtttatagataggtgtcacaatatgattgagtgggggcattgtaatgacatcatgtaatgtcataatttcaaattttctttctttttcttttcttttcttttctactcatttttaatttaatttttaacaatattattcatattttatatcatataatttatttacttaaatagacaagttggtcaaaaattgtctctgaaggcgaaatgaccaaaatgccctccatttggcttattgagccaaaatcgtctgtaccgatctaaaaatttttctaagcatattcttagcattctaatgccatcgaaacctcaatgactcttccttggagtctcaaaaattatttcatgaattttttctcgggtttagggctcctagttgcgaaaaccgcaactttccactaggttacccatcgctagggcatcggctcatttaacttggttgtattttatttctaaaatttttcctaaatttttcttattaatatttgagttatttatgatttctcactctagtctaaatatttttctagacgttctagacgttctagctgtccggaccgacatcgatcactgaaatagtagaatgtacagaattgctacagtgagggtgttacaattcttcccctctatcaaaaatttcatcctcgaaatttacctagtgtaaatagtcgaggagctgctacttccttatttcttcaccttactagagaaaacagatctgtattaatgtcacctcgactcatatgaatgcaatgcatgttatgcacactatccctttccatctatctatgcctaggaatgcctaaaccgcgctctgatactaacaaatgtaacaccctcacccgactacagtgtagccaagtgaggcatgctacattcggtgccggagcaccctaacttatcttactttatttctttaatcatttttaagttattatcttttaatatcaattatttttctatggagaaactaatggagtttcccctattttattaacgtttgacgtgttttactattcacctgtttgaaatttttaataatattttcacaataaaatcttatccatgcaaatatgattatctcatcaatcattctcataattatctcatatttcaaatctcaaccatatattttaatttaataataatttctatacatttccattcatactgaattcatatgtaaaaattttcaaattacataaatttatatgatttataaattaattacacaagttcataatttacataatataaaaaatacataaaataacttatatgggccttatctacatgcattgcagaggaggtgacaaccttgaatacttttaacacttctgcagatctggacttcaaaatcccagtctaatatccactgggttttaccttcagtacctgcgcaaggaaacaaatccatcgcgctaagcatttctgcttagtggtgcaataatataacaaaaaaaataatatacaaaatacagatagaaataaaacattgttcaaataatttaaagctaattatgcttcaataaggtttctaacatttactatctttttttttttttaatttagtcctctttagagatgcttagttcataaggttatagtaagaatatacaatatactaatattctaatagcattattcttaacttaatatttatttatttaaataaaaggtacatttgtaatatttatttaaattatatttctattattaatctttttttatcctttaattcaaaaccttctaggttatcttaaattatttcataataattaaagttctcagtgcattcaataatagataacctttttttttatcatcagtctagttcattttaattctttctagcattttattaatcgttttcttgataattttgagccttttttattgtaatcattcttgttctttatcttgatatttaatttccttacttcctttaataatcaatttaattacatttatactttttcatgcccaagtaacctatatcaattgaccggactggataaacggctaAACTAGCACTGGTtactaggtacctcgggccgttacaccatcgatcacaatgtgGCTCCCtatgtgcaacagaatggctaataggccataaaagcaataagacataaaaccaagtataacatcataatcagtatagccataggctatcatatcacagaatggcatagagCTATACATCATACACAGTACTGCTATTAGAACCTTATTGGcaagccaacctatccaaaccaatcacattaggcctactagggcatattataaagcTATtccttgaatatttatacttaacatgtgaggttactattcatttggtcatttaagtcaaaatattgactttctcatatataattgtTACAtggttttaatcacatagatttaccacattttggttcccaaaagtattggcattagttgccaattcatacttctaaccaatggaaaataaatcaaaaatttcagttttgggtgctagagttcactgttctattagacaattctacagtgagaatttggccaagtgttcttaatcaaagttgttctttattgtgtctagttacatttcactttttgaatcacctcatttggagttttctatctTAAGATATGCCACTTTGAGTAAGGCTGGctagattggtatctacccagaaattctgggcaaaataccattctgccagatttggtagttcaaatttgaccaataatttcatttggttaagtctagaattagagtttgtgttaaacataaaagttgttctaaattacctcagctttccattgatataaatttcaggtcaattggaccttcctatactgagttatgaccaaatgaataaacactgttcatttggtcattttgcccaggcagattgtaagttacccggatttgatcaatttttagggcatcctaagtttagtttctggacaggtttccttcatcaaagttgtgtcattatgtgtcaaatttcatgtccaattagccttgcaccaattaaacctacacaactcaagttatagctacccaaacatgctggactcacatctagacctgcagggcacattagacagcatgcctaacctccattcccttggcaccattcactcaatttcctactcaaacatgacaaaatggtcactaattgaccattacaacttcttttcatcaatacataaacaaaatctcaaatttgtgcccaaaccctaactctaccattttaattctccatatacatgcaattAATGAATCAAAGCAcctaatttatgttcaatggcagccatgtacaactataattcaatctaatcaatgaaaccctaatgtgtCCTAAGGCTGTCGAAATTtgtggaatttattcatgcaaaacttgtttcaattctcaTAATTTCActctcatttcatactccacatgatatatatatacaaagttttaaggataaattagcactaaccttgttatgtgtcaatccaagcttgacaaactcctttattttcacttttttttgctgcccaagtcttactCTAGTGGTGataacaagtttttgtgaagggaagatgggcttttgaggtgatttggtagGTGAGATGAGGCTTGGGTGAAGTTTTTAATGGTGGAAGAGAGAAATGAAATGGGTTACGgctggaagaaggaagaagaaatagatttttttttcttcaatttttctgcccattttatgcttttatttatatttatagataggtgtcacaatatgattgggtgggggcattgtaatgacatcatgtgatgtcataatttcaaattttctttctttttctttttcttttcttttcttttctactcatttttaatttaatttttagcaatatttattcatattttatatcatataatttatttacttaaatagacaagttggtcaaaaatcgtctctgaaggcgaaatgatcgaaataaccaaaatgctattcgtttggcttattgagccaaaatcatctgtactaatctaaaaaattttctaagcattttcttggcattctaatgccatcgaaacctcaatgactcttccctggagtctcaaaaattatttcatgaattttttctcgggtttagggctcctagttgcgaataccgcaacttcccattgagttacccatcgctagggcaccagctcgtttaacttggttgtattttatttctaaaatttttttctgaatttttcttattaatatttgagttatttatgatttctcactctagtctaaatatttttccaaacgttctagctgtctggatcgacaccgatcaccgaaacagtagaatgtactgaattgctacagtgagggtgttacatattatgTCTTATTATGGATGTTTGGTGCTAACTTAGCTCCTGTTTAGCATTGAGTTTCAGAGCCTGAAActacttttctgaataaaagcacCATTTTAGATGCTGTTAAGAAAAGTAGTTTGGAAAAATcagttttgttattttagtatttttatgactaaaactgattaaatttaatttttaattaatttttaatactctttaactagtctatttaaaaaagtgattttctcaacAACAGTTTCAATAGTAATGCCAAACAGGCCCTTAGAGTTTTGTGGGAAGATTGTTTGTTTGATTTTACTATTTTTCTTGAATAAGTCTTTGTATTTATGctattttgttaatattttattttaatattaataatgttattttaatgTTAGTAATATtgtttttattagtttttttatattagaaatttattattatttgtattctttaaaaaaaatacaataatatTAAGCCTATTGGTAAAAAAAAGTAAAACCTTGAGCATTTTGATGAATTTACCCAATCATTTAAGACTTAgtaaaaataattagaaattcaaatttTGTAAAAGTTGTAGCCATTTTTTAGATAGATTAGGATGCTAAGTGATGTAAAAGTGGCTGCAACTTTTGCAAAATTTGAATTTCTGATCATTTTACCAAGTTTTAAATGATTGGATAAATTCACCAAAGCATGTAAAGGTTTCCTTTCTTTTTATCAATAGgccataatattataattttaagtgcaaaaattaaaatccaaccaaaattaaaatcaaaatcagaACTGAATAATACTTAAAATTGATCCAATTCCTATTTAAAAAAGTAAAAGAACCAAATTCCAATTTCTGTTATGATTCTTGCAGGAAAATGGAATCAAACTTGGAACCACACACCCTGCCTGAAAATTGAAACCCAATTCGCGAATATTCTCAGTTTCCTGTACAAGAAAGTTGGCTATTTGGTCTTAGGAAAAAGCACAGGAAACTACGTACGCTCACTCTTTCGCTTTTCAATCGTAATTGGTCATTGGTCAATCGATCCACTGTGTATCATATTTTACATTAAACTGGGTGCTATTGTCAGCTTTACAACTTAAAAAACATTTTTTGTGTTACGTCACTGTCTTCAATTAGGCGAATTGTTATAGATTATAGTAGTTCTCTAATTAACATAAATTGatattaaagttatttaatgaaataattttttttgagtGATGATAATGAAATTTAGTTAATACTTCAGTAAACACACATGAAATTAACCTTAAAATATCAGATTTTCGAGTTTCAAATTTATATTGGGAAGATATTtactaattttaattataataatctaAGTTATATTCTTTCTTTCTCCTATTGATTTCATagaagtattaattaattaattaattgttatTGTAATTATTTAAGTCTCAaatgattcttttttttttttttttttttttatatggacGATAAATATGACATTCCCAAATTAAAGAAGATAACGTTGCCATCGCAAAGGCCTGGGAAGTGGTTATTGATCACTGCTTTCTGGAGGCAAATTTTGTGGCAGATAAGCTTGCAAATCTTGTAGTTTTTAGCTCTGGTGGTGTTCAGATTTTTGAAGAGCCTCCTGGTGAGGTTGTTGGTTTGCTGCAAACTGATGTTCAAGGGATTGCTCGGCCTAGATTAGTTTTTTTCGTTTGCTGTGTTTTTTGGGCTCTCTCTCCCttttttgtaaataaaaaaaaaaaaaaattgcccttTAATGAGAAAGATTCCAAAAACTACTAAACCGTGAGATgaaattaatctaaaattaaaCATGATATTAAAACAAAATATCATATACACAgagaatttaatttctttttttaactctttcaattttttataatttattgtaaaagAAAGGGGTGTTTGGTTCTGACTTAGTTCAGGGTCTGTCTAGGAACCAGAATCGAACTAAAAATTAGATATAATATCAATTTGATTCTTCATTGTTCTAATTCTGATTTTGTATAATTTTCgattctttaattttaatttaattcagtaTAATTTCGATTCAGTTCTTAGTTATTAAAATaactttatataattatttttttaaaaagtcatctttgaattaatatttaagttttgaattgaattattaatgtataataaattatataatatattttttagttatttataaatgatataatatttaattataaggtatatatataatttaaaataaattatattatgtaaCAGTATGAGtacattatataatataaattttaattatttattaattatataatatttaattataaaatataaatataattatgaatatatatatataattaaaaattataaagtaatttaatatatttataattaaaattattaaaaaataaaaaaatatatacaatattatattatatttaattcataattatatgtaaatatataaatatatataataatattaaaaatatataatatatttaaaaaattttaaaaatatatatatataaaattagttattattcagttcgattttaatttaatataaattttatttattcaagATAATTTTTTAATacgtttaaaatttttaaaaactgtgcacaattctaataaatattacaaataaaaCATAGTGTCTGCCAATTCAAAACAAATCAGAGAAATTaagtttaaaaaagaaaaaaatttagagtaACAAAAACAGAGTGTGCAAGAATTACGCGTACACAGGTGTTCGAGAATGTTCTTATCTCCCAGTGCAAGAATTACGCATACAATGTTCTGATCTCCTAGTACAAGACGCTGGGACCCAGAAACTTGGGCAGCAAGTTAGGGAAATTATTGTGCCGGTTCAGTACACTTTTTCTTCTTATTGTCACTGTACCAAGTGATGGACCATAGCTTCTCTTTGAAGCAGAGACGTAGCATGTTTCTCTATATAAACTCATGCTTGCTTCTCTCCCTTGGACACGGCTCTCACTTCACTTACTGTCTCATCTCTTACTTGCAATTTCCAGTCTCTCCTCGTCTGATTCCCATTTTAGGAAGTGGAATGAAATATTTTGCTGCTTAATTGAGTTAGCAAATATTTTCTACTTTAAACTTCTTCTTGATTTTATTCTTGAAATCTTAAATACAATTTCGTTGCAGGTGCAAAAATACATAGTGACTGGAAAAGATGACAAGCCCCGTACCATTGATCCGACCAAACGACAAGGAATTGCTGCTTCTTTTAATAGCAAAAATAATGAACGGCTACGATGACCCAAGAATCCCTGTAATTAATATCAACGATCATGAGCCTCGGGTGTTACCTGGTAAGTGTATGTGCCGAGTggattcttttcttttctacaaaattttaaatgatttacTATGCTTGAGCAGGGCTTTCAGGAGTAATAAACTCAAGTGATCGAGAGTGGTATTTCTTTCGTCCTCGCCAAGAAATAAACAGGAGGAAAACGGACGCTGGATACTGGAAAGTTACCGGCTACGGATCGAAGATTAAGGAGGGACGGGAAGAGATAGGTACAAAAACAATATTGGTTTACCATGAGGGTCGTACTCCTACCGGAGTAAGGACCAGGTGGATCATGCACGAATATGATGCCACTTGTTTTGCAGACCAACTGGTATATGTTGTGCCTTATTGTTCATTGGAatctttttttaaatttgtttgtgtTTGTTAAGCATACGTCTTGTTTTGCTATTCTTTTGTTTCTCTAAATCAATGAACTCATCCTGTTTTGTCTTTGCAAATTGTGCAGCGCACTTTTATTCTCTGCAAAGTAATGTATAAGTCAGATGATGGTGGTCATTTGCCAAACTATAATGAATGTGAAACTGTTTACACTGGTTCTGATTTATATCAGATGGAAAATTATTCAACCTTTGGTGCTGCTGAAACAAACTGGTTTATGAATTTTGAAAATCAAGCTACAATCGATGGGATTCCACAACAGGTGAAAAACAAAAAGAAGCATCCATTCATATAGACAAGACATGAGAAAAGCATCAGTTATCAAGAACTAATGCTTAATTACTCTTCTGTGATTCTCTTTACAGGAAGGCAATTCTCCTGAACTGGCACCATTTCCGGAATCAATTGATGTCTGGAATGACCTGAATTACACATCAGATTGGCCTGTG comes from the Hevea brasiliensis isolate MT/VB/25A 57/8 chromosome 5, ASM3005281v1, whole genome shotgun sequence genome and includes:
- the LOC110640777 gene encoding protein NTM1-like 9 — protein: MTSPVPLIRPNDKELLLLLIAKIMNGYDDPRIPVININDHEPRVLPGLSGVINSSDREWYFFRPRQEINRRKTDAGYWKVTGYGSKIKEGREEIGTKTILVYHEGRTPTGVRTRWIMHEYDATCFADQLRTFILCKVMYKSDDGGHLPNYNECETVYTGSDLYQMENYSTFGAAETNWFMNFENQATIDGIPQQEGNSPELAPFPESIDVWNDLNYTSDWPVPAAEEQSPFYDKFGYPMFYGNNY